The Eptesicus fuscus isolate TK198812 chromosome 20, DD_ASM_mEF_20220401, whole genome shotgun sequence genome contains the following window.
CGGCATTTGGGTCATGGCTGGGAATGAGACTTACCTTGGGGCTCCAAATAACTCTCTGGGGCTGCCTGAAATCCCATTGGGGGCCTTATCTAGGATTAAGCACTACTCTTTTTCTGAGACCCTGTTTAAAATTCAAATccccaggggacagggctggcaggTGGGCTCACTGAGTTCATAACTCAGTGCTGTGTCATGAGACAAGGCTGCCCAAAAGATTAGGTACCACAGGGGACCCAGAGGGCCACAGCACAGTCTTCTCCATCCTCCCCTGCGGGTGACTCAGTCTAGCTCTGCCTGCAGAAAGGagagccccagggagggaggcggggtaaGGCCTGATCAAAACCCAAACCCAGAATCCCACAGCCTCGCTGCCAGCTGCAAAAGCCAGGAATTCCAGGCGCATCCTTCCTGCAGGGCCTGCAGTATCAGGTTCGCCCCTCCCTTACTGTTCCTGCGGGGACGGTCCTGTTACCCATATCAGCTCCGTGGTTGCCCACGGGACTTGACAAGAACTTTAAAGGTTCTGGAAACACATTTAAGTACCCTTGTGCCCCTACCTGCTCTCCTGCTCAGAGGCCAAATTTGGCATtctattggggtggggtggggtggaggaagaAATGGAGTCCCGCTACCCCAGAAAGGCCCTGGAGAGGCAGGGTAAGTTCTCCCTGGCGGCTGCAGCACCGTCCCGGGCCAGGCGGGCTGGTCCCCTCTACAAGAATCTGCAtgcttccttgcttccttcctcttggtccctccctcacCAACCTACCTGGAGGCAGGTAAtaaagcaggaggagggagatggatggatggggagggCGGAGAGCCACGTGGTGCCATAAAGCCCAGCTAACGAGCCCCCATCCTGGGAGTGTCCAGCCTGCCGGAGCCAAGGCTCGGAGTGGGACTGCCAGCCttgggagccggagccggagccggagcagCAAGGCCTGGAGAAGGCCATGCACCGAGGCGCGCCAGGACCAGGCCTCAGGGGCCTCAAGGGGGCCGAGGGCTCGGTCAAGGACTTGGGGGGCTCTTGCCTGGAGGCCGGGAAGGActttggggtgctgagggagaatGGCGCCCCCCGCGGCCTGGGCGAGGCAGAGGAGGTGCCGAGCAGTAAAAAGCGCGCCCGGCCGGTGCGGTCCAAGGCGCGGCGCGTGGCGGCCAACGTGCGGGAGCGCAAGCGCATCCTGGATTACAATGAGGCTTTCAACGCGCTGCGCAGGGCGCTGCGGCACGACCTGGGCGGCAAGAGGCTCTCCAAGATCGCCACGCTGCGCAGGGCCATCCACCGCATCACGGCGCTCTCCCTGGTCCTGCGCGCCAGCCCCGCGCCCCGCTGGCCCTGCGGGCACCTGGAGTGCCGCCGCCAGGCTGAGCGCGCGGGGGCCGCCGGGGACGCGGGCTCCAGTCCGCAGCGGCCGGCGCCCACGCCCGCAGGGCTCTCGGCACCGCGCTGTGCCTCCTGCTCCCCGCACCCGCCCCCGGGGCGGCCAGGGACCGAGGCGCAGGGCTTGGCTCAGGCTCCCGCGGGAAGCTGGCGCTGGTGTCCCCGGGCGCCCTTTGCCTGGCCGCTGGGCCACCCGCGGGCGGGCTCCGGGCTGGGCTACCCGCACCCCTGACCTGCCCTCACAGCACTGGGACTGGTGGAGGGAGGAGCCAAAGTCGGGAGGACTGCGAAAGAGGagacagcaaaaaacaaaacccaaaccccGTGAGACTGCGCTGAGGCCTGAGGGGAAAGGAGGCTTGGCCGGCGGGAAGGAACCGAGCCTGGGGCTGCGCGCCCTGCCGGCTCTGGCTCACGTTCGGACTTGATGCACCGCTGCTGGAAAGTGACTTTGTGTCCCTGTGCCTCTGACTCCTGTTGTCCCCGCTGCGTTTT
Protein-coding sequences here:
- the BHLHA9 gene encoding class A basic helix-loop-helix protein 9 — protein: MHRGAPGPGLRGLKGAEGSVKDLGGSCLEAGKDFGVLRENGAPRGLGEAEEVPSSKKRARPVRSKARRVAANVRERKRILDYNEAFNALRRALRHDLGGKRLSKIATLRRAIHRITALSLVLRASPAPRWPCGHLECRRQAERAGAAGDAGSSPQRPAPTPAGLSAPRCASCSPHPPPGRPGTEAQGLAQAPAGSWRWCPRAPFAWPLGHPRAGSGLGYPHP